From a single Endozoicomonas euniceicola genomic region:
- a CDS encoding glycoside hydrolase family 43 protein, translated as MSFTNPILPGAYPDPSICRVGDDFYMVNSSFEMFPGLPIHHSRDLVNWELVGHGLHRKEQCIDPICLTDVQSDGGIHAPTMRYHKGLFYIITTNVYVPQDCPEGFNPCKNFIITAKDPAGPWSEPQVIDGAPGIDPDIFFDGDGRVWYVGTHTPEDQAYPGQGEIWLQELDLATVSLKGERHFLWRGTGGDWVEGPHIYKYNDRYYLMTAEGGTGFNHAVTVASSATITGPYVSNPKNPVLTSRHLGLDYWVNSTGHGDLVQLSDGRWFMVCLGIRNDIEGRSNMGRETHLVPVTWEADHYGIDENKSDILWPVCAPGTGRVEKCAERPFASAPLNDKNHFVDDFSTPELSKEWTYRRVPRAATCEVLPEQKRLRIRSGKPVGERVSASLAGFRQKQSHFRFQATLHLPETFENSESGIGLIQKDDHHLLMSLMKKGANPELAVTLNGEQLAVSELPSGIRDLQLMITCDQNGYHCSYAVATESNSEQIGVIKNIPVNTMLSRYYTGALCCLHSSLDSSLDSSLKSESAIEFVDFSKVRFEPVLTATVC; from the coding sequence ATGTCCTTCACTAACCCGATACTGCCGGGGGCTTACCCCGATCCCTCCATCTGCCGGGTTGGAGATGACTTTTATATGGTCAACTCCTCCTTCGAGATGTTTCCCGGCCTGCCCATCCATCATAGCCGTGATCTCGTCAACTGGGAGCTGGTCGGCCACGGCCTGCACAGGAAAGAACAATGCATTGACCCGATCTGTCTGACCGATGTTCAGTCCGACGGTGGTATTCATGCGCCTACCATGCGCTATCACAAGGGCTTGTTCTATATCATCACCACCAACGTTTATGTTCCTCAGGATTGTCCGGAAGGGTTTAACCCCTGTAAGAACTTTATCATCACTGCCAAAGACCCGGCTGGCCCATGGTCAGAGCCGCAGGTCATTGACGGCGCTCCGGGCATTGATCCGGATATATTCTTCGACGGCGATGGCAGAGTATGGTACGTAGGGACACATACTCCGGAAGATCAGGCGTATCCCGGCCAGGGGGAAATCTGGCTGCAGGAGCTGGACCTTGCAACCGTCAGCCTCAAAGGTGAAAGGCACTTTCTCTGGCGTGGCACTGGCGGCGACTGGGTCGAAGGGCCGCATATTTACAAATACAACGACCGCTATTACCTGATGACGGCGGAAGGCGGAACCGGTTTTAATCATGCGGTCACTGTCGCCAGTAGCGCCACCATCACCGGCCCTTATGTCAGCAACCCCAAAAACCCTGTTTTAACCTCCCGTCATCTTGGTCTTGACTATTGGGTCAACAGCACAGGGCATGGTGACCTTGTACAGCTCAGTGATGGCCGCTGGTTTATGGTGTGTCTGGGTATTCGTAACGACATCGAGGGACGTTCAAACATGGGGCGGGAAACCCATCTGGTGCCTGTCACCTGGGAAGCCGACCACTACGGTATTGATGAGAATAAATCGGACATCCTCTGGCCTGTGTGCGCGCCGGGAACCGGACGCGTTGAGAAGTGTGCCGAACGGCCTTTTGCAAGCGCTCCATTAAACGACAAAAATCATTTTGTTGATGATTTTTCCACACCAGAACTTAGTAAGGAGTGGACTTACAGAAGGGTTCCCCGGGCGGCTACCTGTGAGGTACTGCCAGAACAGAAGCGACTGAGAATCCGCAGTGGCAAGCCCGTTGGCGAACGGGTGAGCGCCAGTCTGGCAGGGTTTAGGCAGAAGCAGAGTCATTTTCGTTTTCAGGCCACCCTGCACCTGCCAGAAACCTTTGAAAACAGTGAAAGTGGTATTGGCCTGATTCAGAAAGACGACCATCATCTGTTGATGTCATTGATGAAAAAAGGCGCTAATCCTGAGCTTGCTGTGACACTCAATGGCGAACAGCTGGCGGTTTCAGAGCTGCCTTCAGGCATTCGGGATTTACAGTTAATGATAACCTGTGACCAGAATGGCTATCACTGCAGTTATGCAGTGGCTACAGAAAGCAATAGCGAACAGATCGGTGTTATAAAGAACATTCCGGTCAACACTATGCTGTCAAGGTATTACACCGGCGCTCTGTGTTGTTTGCATAGCTCGCTGGATAGCTCTCTAGATAGCTCTCTGAAATCAGAATCCGCTATTGAGTTTGTTGATTTCTCAAAAGTACGTTTTGAGCCTGTTCTCACAGCGACTGTATGCTGA